TGGTCTGAACTTGTCCCAGGCTTTGGCGGGAAGCAGATATTGGCTCGAACAGAGTCAGGCTGGTGAACTCAACATTGAAGTCAGCGGCGAAACTGGCGTAGAGAGCTTCTGTGACTTCACCGATATTTTCAGCTTCCAGCAGTGCAAGGATAAGTCGGCGGCTATTGAAAAATAACTGGTCGTTGTCCCGGGCGTTGTGCAAGAGCTGGTCGAGGCGCTGTCGCATTTCGATATTGCGCTCACGCAGCAAATTCGTTTGGTGGGTCATCAGCGACACGGTCTTGCCATTTTCCCGCGGCAACTTGATGGTTTCTAGCAGTTCCATGCGCTCTTCAAAGAACTCCGGGTTTTGAATCAGGTAGCGAGCTACCTGCCGTGCCAGCAGTTTATCGTCACGCTGGGTTTCCTTGTGAGTGTCGCCGGCAATCTCTTCGGGGGGCTGATTGGCGTCTGTGTGTTCCATTGTGTTTGCTTTTTCTGGCACGGGGATGGGGCATCGGACAACTGATGTGGCGAAGCGTTCTGCTCTCTGAGTTATCCCGTACCCGCTTGTGGCGGGTTTACTGCCAAATACCCGGACAATTGTTTAGAGAATAATCTGCCCGTGAAAAACCGTGGTTGCGGGCCCGGTCATAGTAACTGGCTGGCCGGGTCCGCTCCAGTGAATTGTCAGTGTGCCGCCGGGGAGCTGAATTTGGACTTTGTCATCCACCAGGTTTCGCAGGCGAGCGTATACCATGGCAGCACAGGCGCCTGTGCCACAGGCACGAGTTTCGCCAACCCCGCGCTCAAATACCCTGAGCTGGGCTTCGGTGCGTGTATCCACTTGCAAAAAGCCAGCGTTGACCTTTTGTGGGAACCGCGGGTGGCGTTCAATTAGGGGCCCGAGTCTTTCTACCGGTGCGGAAGCGATATCTTCCACCAGCAGAACCGCGTGGGGGTTGCCCATGGATATAGCACCAATGGTGAAGGTCTCCCCGTCCACTTCCAGGGGATAGGACTCTGCACGGCGATCGGCGGAAAAAGGTACTTTTTGGGGCTCGAGGACCGGTGCTCCCATATCGACACTAACCTGATCCCCGTCCAGCACTCTCAGGTGCAGTAAACCGGCGGCAGTTTCTACTTGGATATTTTTCTTACCGGTAAGGCGGCGTTCACGTACAAAGCGGGCAAAACAGCGGGCGCCATTGCCGCAATTTTCCACTTCGCTGCCATCGGCGTTAAATATGCGATAGCGAAAATCCGCCTCGGGTGTGCGGGGCGGCTCCACCAGCAGTACCTGGTCGCAGCCCACGCCGAGGCAGCGGTCTGCCAGGCGACGAGTTTTTTCCGGGGTCAGTTTAATTTTTTGGCTGACGCCGTCGAGCATCACGAAATCGTTGCCGAGCCCATGCATCTTGCTGAATTTAACGCGCATTCCATTTCTCTGTTCGTACTGATTTTCCGCGGCGTTAGCTGCGGTTTGGGGCCCGGGCTGAAAAATGGACCCCACTGCGATGCAAGTAGCTGATCAGGCTTTTTGGGGACAGTGGTCTCACCGCGAACCAAGTCGGCAAAAGTCTCCCGCTCACGCACCAGGTAAGTTTTGTCGCCATCCACAAGTACTTCAGCAGCGCGACAGCGGCTGTTGTAATTGGAACTCATGGTGAAACCGTAGGCACCGGTCGACAACATGGCTAACAGCTGCCCCTCTCGCAGAGATTGGGAGCGGTTTTTACCCAGGAAGTCGCCCGTTTCGCATACCGGACCGACAATATCCCACAGGGTACTTTCACTCTCGTCCGGTGTCACTGGCACAATATCCTGCCATGCTTGGTAAAGGGCCGGACGCAGGTTGTCATTCATGGCGGCATCGACGATAGCGAAGTTGTGCTCTTCGGTACGCTTCAGGTATTCGACCCGGGTCAGCAGGGCGCCGCCGTTGGCGGCAATGGAGCGGCCGGGTTCGAGAATCAGGGATAAATTGCGTTCGCCGATACGCTTGTGGACCTCCGTCAGGTAATCCCCGACAGGGGGTGGTTCCTCACCCCGATAGCGCACACCGAGGCCTCCGCCCAGATCCAGGTGTTCCAGGGTAATTCCCAGCTCGGCGAGCTGATCGATAAGGACCAGCAGGCGATCGAGTGCATCCAGGAAGGGGGCGACTTCGGTGAGCTGGGAGCCGATATGGCAGTCCACACCGGTAATTTTCAGGTGCTCGGAATCCGCCGCGTGCTGATAAACCTCGATCGCCTTGTCTATGGCGATGCCAAATTTATTTTCTTTGAGACCAGTGGAAATATAGGGGTGGGTTTGGGCATCCACATCGGGATTGACCCTGATGGAAATCGGGGCGGTCTTGCCACACTCTGCGGCCACGCGCTCAAGGCGGTCAATTTCCGCTTCTGATTCAATATTGAAGCAGTGCACTCCAACGTCCAGAGCGCGCCGCATTTCCTCTGAGGTTTTACCCACTCCGGAAAATACGATTCGCGATGGGTCGCCGCCGGCGAGCAGCACTCGCTCAAGTTCCCCGCCGGAAACAATATCAAAGCCCGCCCCCAGCTGTGCCAGCAGTGACAGAATGCCCAGGTTACTGTTGGCTTTTACTGCGTAGCAGATTAATCCGGGGCGATTGCCGAGGGCCTCGGCGTAATCCCGATATTGCCGTTCAAAGTGTGCGCGGCTGTAGACATAAGTGGGGGTGCCGAAATTCTCAGCTATTTGTTCCAGTGAAACCTGCTCAGCCCACAGGCTACCGTCGCGATAACTAAACTCTCTCATATGACCGGTTCTTACTCTTCTAAATCTTCCTCGACATTGGAGTCATCCGCTGTGCCCGATTCGTCGTCGACTTCGATAGTCGGGCCGGTCTCAATGGTGTCATCGATATCAAAATCGGGCCCGTAGCCGTCTTCAGATTCAATTTCATCAACGGTTTCCACCGCTTGCTCTGCTGCAGAGCCGGGCTCGCCGGGTTGTGCTGCACCACTGGTGGGTACTGTCTCCGGCGGGCCACCTGGAATATTGGAGGCGGGCATGGCGGGGTCCTGTGGAAGATAGAGAGGACCTTTTTGGCCACAGCCCAGTAACAGTGCGGTGGCACCGATGGTGATGGTTAATAGAGAGAGTCGTTTTTTGAGCATCGATAACATCCTGAGAGTCGGAGATTCGCAGCGGCAACCGGCAAAAGCCTGATAGTATAGCGGCCCACCTGATTCAACACATTACACGGTAACAGAAGTAACCAAAGATGAGCCAAGCGGAATATGATGCGGCTGTGGAGCAGACTCTAATCGGTATTGAGGATGCACTCGATCACTGTGATTGGGATATTGACTACGAACGCAGTGATGCGGTGCTGACCCTGACCCTGGAAGACAATGGCAGCCAGGTAATTCTCTCGCGCCAGTCTGCCAACCGGGAGTTGTGGGTCGCCGCCAAATCCGGTGGCTACCATCTTTCTTTTGAAAACCCCGGTTGGAAGTGCACCACGACCGGTGAGGACCTGCCGACTTTGCTCGACCGCGTATTGAGCGAGCAGCAAGGCGAACAGGTTTCCCTCGGATTATCCGCTTAAACAGCGCTTAAGTGCGCTGCGAAATCTCTTCCCGTGCGCGTTTACAGGCCGCGCGCACTTGGTTCGGTGCGGTACCGCCAATATGATCGCGAGCCGCAACCGAGCCCTCTAAAGTCAGCACCTCAAATACATCTTCGCCAATTTCTGTTGAGAACTGTTGTAGTTGGGCCAGGCTGAGTTCGGATAAGTCTTTATCCTGTTCAATAGCAAAGGATACGGACTGCCCGACAATTTCGTGAGCATCGCGGAAGGCCACCCCTTTGCGTACCAGATAATCGGCCAGATCCGTCGCGGTGGAGAAGCCCTTGGCCGCAGCTTCCAGCATATTTTCTTTTTTTGCCTTCAGTGCCGGCGCCATATCGGCAAACGCGCGCAGGCAATCCAGTGCGGTATCGGCGGCATCGAATAGTGGCTCTTTATCTTCCTGGTTGTCCTTGTTGTAGGCCAGCGGTTGGCTCTTCATCAGTGTCAGCAGCGCAATCAGGTGGCCGTTAACCCGGCCCGTTTTTCCGCGCACCAGCTCCGGAACATCGGGGTTTTTCTTCTGCGGCATAATTGAGGAGCCGGTGCAGAAGCGATCGGGAAGGTCAATAAAGTCGAACTGGCTGGAAGTCCACAGCACCAGCTCTTCACTGGCCCGGGACAGATGGGTGAGCAGCAGCGCGGCGAAAGCACAGAACTCGATAGCGAAGTCCCGGTCGCTGACTGAGTCGAGGGAGTTTTCTGTGGGGGCATCGAAGCCCAGCAACTCCGCTGTGCGTGCGCGATTGATCGGATAGCTGGTGCCGGCCAGTGCTGCGGCTCCCAACGGTGAGCGGTTAACCCGTTTGCGGCAATCCATCAGGCGCTCGAAATCCCGGCTCAGCATGGCATTCCAGGCCAGTAAGTGGTGGCCAAAGGTCACCGGTTGCGCGCTCTGTAAGTGAGTAAAGCCGGGCATAATGGTATCGGCTTCGCGCTCCGCCAAATCGACCAAGCCATTTTGCAGGCGGGTCAGTTCGGCAGCAATCAGATCGATGCGCCCACGCAGCCACAGGCGGATGTCGGTTGCCACCTGATCGTTGCGCGAGCGGCCGGTATGCAGTTTCTTGCCAGTGGCACCAATGCGTTGGGTCAGGCGCGCTTCGATATTCATATGGACATCTTCGAGCTGCACAGACCAGGGAAATTCTCCCGCTTTTATCTCTTCGGCGATGCCCTTCAGGCCGTCGGCTATCTTGTGATATTCATCAGCACTTAATACCCCCACTTCTGACAACATCTGCGCGTGGGCAAGTGATCCCTGGATGTCTTCCATGGCCATGCGCTGGTCAAAAGTCACCGAGGCGGTAAATCGCTCGACAAAGGCATCGGTGGCTTCACTAAAGCGGCCGCCCCAGAGTTTGGCGGCAGGATTGTTGGCGGACTCGGAGGGGGATTTTTCGTTACTCATGGTTTTCCTGGCTGCAGTGAGATGAAAGGCTGGGGAGCTTGGTGATATCTTGCGCTTGGAACTTTGGGACAATCAAGAATAACAACTGCATGTCATTCCCCTGGCCGTCGGGCATTATAACGCAGAAAATTCGAAAATATCGCACAGGAAATAAGGATTCTGCGCTATCTGGGCAGCTTCCGTTTCTGCCAGACCTCTGCAGTGTCACCTCTCTGGCGGTGCTGGTGTTGATGGGGGAATTGCTGGCATTGGTGCTGGTCCTGGCCCTGGATGGTTTACCGGAATTCAGTTGGCAGCGCCTGGGGCTGATCTCTCTGGTGATCCAATGGGTGATATTGCCCTCGGCCGCGCTACTTTGCCGGCTTCGGCCGAGCCTGGCGAAAATGCCCCACAAACTCGCTGGCGGCTTGAGTTTTATTGCAGTGCTGTCGGTGCTCATATTGGTGATGGCAGTGCAGCGCTCCCTGCGCGCGGTGTTGTTGCAGACCAGCTTTGACAGCTGGGGGTTTGCGGGCGACTGCCTGCTTGGGGCTATTTGTGCGGGGGTGGTATTGCGCTACGCCTATCTTCAGCAGCAACTCTACAACCAGCAGCAGGCGGAGCTCGGTGCCCGAATTGAGGCACTTCAATCGCGGATTCGCCCCCATTTCCTCTTTAACAGTATGAACAGCCTGGCTAGTTTGATCGCTGTTGATCCTGATCGCGCGGAGCGATTGGTAGAGGATTTATGTGCATTATTTCGTGCAAGCCTCGCCGATCCAAAGCTGGTGCCTTTAGCGCAAGAGATTACTCTAGCCCAACGCTATTTGGAGATTGAAGCCCTGCGTCTGGGGGAGCGTTTACGCCAGAGTTGGCAGCTAGACGCGGGCCTGGATAAGGTTCAGCTGCCCAGTATGTTGCTTCAACCCCTATTGGAGAATGCGGTGTTGCACGGTGTGGCACAGTTGCGGGCAGGCGGAGAGATCAGAGTACAACTCTCGCAAGAGGGGGCATGTTCAAAGTTGTTATTGAAAACCCATTGCCACAGGACAGTGCAGTTCCTGCGAAGACAGGTAATGGCATGGCGACAGAGAATATTCGCCAGCGTCTCACTGCATACTACGGCGATCGCTTCAAATTTACCGCCCGTCGGGAGGAGGGCCGGTACCGGGTCATACTACAGCTACCCTTATCTCCCCGGGAAGTGGACCGGCGGGAAATAGAGTCCACCACAAATTCC
This DNA window, taken from Microbulbifer sp. MKSA007, encodes the following:
- the lysA gene encoding diaminopimelate decarboxylase, producing the protein MREFSYRDGSLWAEQVSLEQIAENFGTPTYVYSRAHFERQYRDYAEALGNRPGLICYAVKANSNLGILSLLAQLGAGFDIVSGGELERVLLAGGDPSRIVFSGVGKTSEEMRRALDVGVHCFNIESEAEIDRLERVAAECGKTAPISIRVNPDVDAQTHPYISTGLKENKFGIAIDKAIEVYQHAADSEHLKITGVDCHIGSQLTEVAPFLDALDRLLVLIDQLAELGITLEHLDLGGGLGVRYRGEEPPPVGDYLTEVHKRIGERNLSLILEPGRSIAANGGALLTRVEYLKRTEEHNFAIVDAAMNDNLRPALYQAWQDIVPVTPDESESTLWDIVGPVCETGDFLGKNRSQSLREGQLLAMLSTGAYGFTMSSNYNSRCRAAEVLVDGDKTYLVRERETFADLVRGETTVPKKPDQLLASQWGPFFSPGPKPQLTPRKISTNREMECALNSARCMGSATIS
- a CDS encoding histidine kinase — protein: MSFPWPSGIITQKIRKYRTGNKDSALSGQLPFLPDLCSVTSLAVLVLMGELLALVLVLALDGLPEFSWQRLGLISLVIQWVILPSAALLCRLRPSLAKMPHKLAGGLSFIAVLSVLILVMAVQRSLRAVLLQTSFDSWGFAGDCLLGAICAGVVLRYAYLQQQLYNQQQAELGARIEALQSRIRPHFLFNSMNSLASLIAVDPDRAERLVEDLCALFRASLADPKLVPLAQEITLAQRYLEIEALRLGERLRQSWQLDAGLDKVQLPSMLLQPLLENAVLHGVAQLRAGGEIRVQLSQEGACSKLLLKTHCHRTVQFLRRQVMAWRQRIFASVSLHTTAIASNLPPVGRRAGTGSYYSYPYLPGKWTGGK
- a CDS encoding DUF484 family protein is translated as MEHTDANQPPEEIAGDTHKETQRDDKLLARQVARYLIQNPEFFEERMELLETIKLPRENGKTVSLMTHQTNLLRERNIEMRQRLDQLLHNARDNDQLFFNSRRLILALLEAENIGEVTEALYASFAADFNVEFTSLTLFEPISASRQSLGQVQTSTFSDAETAIGGIIRNGRPICGVLRQREKEFLFAEKAQYIASAAVVPLGNQLGTLAVGSADPQYYRSSLGTLFLSYIGEVLERLLPKLLNR
- the cyaY gene encoding iron donor protein CyaY, whose translation is MSQAEYDAAVEQTLIGIEDALDHCDWDIDYERSDAVLTLTLEDNGSQVILSRQSANRELWVAAKSGGYHLSFENPGWKCTTTGEDLPTLLDRVLSEQQGEQVSLGLSA
- a CDS encoding lipoprotein encodes the protein MLKKRLSLLTITIGATALLLGCGQKGPLYLPQDPAMPASNIPGGPPETVPTSGAAQPGEPGSAAEQAVETVDEIESEDGYGPDFDIDDTIETGPTIEVDDESGTADDSNVEEDLEE
- the dapF gene encoding diaminopimelate epimerase is translated as MRVKFSKMHGLGNDFVMLDGVSQKIKLTPEKTRRLADRCLGVGCDQVLLVEPPRTPEADFRYRIFNADGSEVENCGNGARCFARFVRERRLTGKKNIQVETAAGLLHLRVLDGDQVSVDMGAPVLEPQKVPFSADRRAESYPLEVDGETFTIGAISMGNPHAVLLVEDIASAPVERLGPLIERHPRFPQKVNAGFLQVDTRTEAQLRVFERGVGETRACGTGACAAMVYARLRNLVDDKVQIQLPGGTLTIHWSGPGQPVTMTGPATTVFHGQIIL
- the argH gene encoding argininosuccinate lyase, which translates into the protein MSNEKSPSESANNPAAKLWGGRFSEATDAFVERFTASVTFDQRMAMEDIQGSLAHAQMLSEVGVLSADEYHKIADGLKGIAEEIKAGEFPWSVQLEDVHMNIEARLTQRIGATGKKLHTGRSRNDQVATDIRLWLRGRIDLIAAELTRLQNGLVDLAEREADTIMPGFTHLQSAQPVTFGHHLLAWNAMLSRDFERLMDCRKRVNRSPLGAAALAGTSYPINRARTAELLGFDAPTENSLDSVSDRDFAIEFCAFAALLLTHLSRASEELVLWTSSQFDFIDLPDRFCTGSSIMPQKKNPDVPELVRGKTGRVNGHLIALLTLMKSQPLAYNKDNQEDKEPLFDAADTALDCLRAFADMAPALKAKKENMLEAAAKGFSTATDLADYLVRKGVAFRDAHEIVGQSVSFAIEQDKDLSELSLAQLQQFSTEIGEDVFEVLTLEGSVAARDHIGGTAPNQVRAACKRAREEISQRT